Proteins encoded within one genomic window of Sphingomonas sp. NBWT7:
- a CDS encoding CPBP family intramembrane glutamic endopeptidase — MNGLVSIGAVIAMLLGVGAIAALVRPGRVRWRWLLAAAAAILVNDALLTRVYRTIPDFLPTAEWNWQGKLLALAVTLLVAALPAIGWRTAGLTLRQAPRSLVAVVPVTAIYAALFVALALMRPEDPATPEALAFQMTMPGIEEESFYRGLLLLLLERAFAGRRRFLGVDWSLGALLSCAIFGLAHAFSYGDEGFAFEPMFMALTAFPSLLAVWIRLRTGSVLIPILLHNFGNTIGFLI, encoded by the coding sequence ATGAACGGGCTTGTTTCGATCGGCGCGGTGATCGCGATGCTGCTCGGCGTTGGCGCCATCGCAGCGCTGGTTCGCCCCGGCAGGGTTCGCTGGCGCTGGCTGCTCGCCGCCGCCGCCGCGATCCTCGTCAACGATGCGCTGCTGACGCGCGTCTATCGCACCATCCCCGATTTCCTTCCCACCGCCGAGTGGAACTGGCAGGGCAAGCTGCTTGCGCTGGCCGTGACATTGCTCGTCGCCGCGCTGCCCGCGATCGGATGGCGCACCGCGGGGCTGACGCTGCGGCAGGCGCCGCGCAGCCTCGTTGCCGTCGTCCCTGTCACGGCGATCTATGCCGCATTGTTCGTCGCGCTCGCGCTGATGCGCCCCGAGGATCCCGCCACGCCCGAGGCGCTCGCCTTCCAGATGACGATGCCGGGGATCGAGGAGGAGAGCTTCTACCGCGGCCTCCTGCTGCTGCTGCTTGAGCGCGCCTTTGCCGGCCGCCGCCGCTTCCTGGGCGTCGACTGGAGCCTCGGCGCGCTGCTGTCCTGCGCCATCTTCGGCCTCGCACACGCCTTCAGCTACGGCGACGAGGGGTTCGCGTTCGAGCCGATGTTCATGGCGCTCACCGCATTCCCCTCTCTGCTCGCGGTGTGGATCCGGCTGCGCACCGGCAGCGTGCTGATCCCGATCCTGCTGCACAATTTCGGCAACACGATCGGCTTCCTGATCTAG
- the rpiA gene encoding ribose-5-phosphate isomerase RpiA, with protein MSVEDDKRLAAAAAVDEVRDGMIVGLGTGSTAAFAIAALAARVRAGLTIEAVATSEASAAAARAGGIAVRDFAEFAQIDLAIDGADEIDDRLWAIKGAGGAMLREKAVAAAARRMIVIADGSKRVAAIGAAKLPVEVLPFARAFVVARLERLGAEVTVRAGYRTDNGNLVADCRFAAMPDPRALAAAIAAIPGALGHGLFLDEVDAAYVADGGVVARLERG; from the coding sequence ATGAGCGTCGAGGATGACAAGAGGCTGGCCGCGGCGGCGGCGGTGGACGAGGTGCGCGACGGGATGATCGTCGGCCTCGGCACCGGATCGACTGCGGCCTTCGCCATCGCGGCGTTGGCCGCGCGGGTGCGCGCGGGCCTCACGATCGAGGCGGTGGCGACGAGCGAGGCGAGCGCCGCGGCGGCTCGCGCGGGCGGAATCGCCGTGCGCGACTTCGCCGAGTTCGCGCAGATCGACCTCGCGATCGACGGCGCGGACGAGATCGACGACCGGCTGTGGGCGATCAAGGGCGCGGGCGGTGCGATGCTGCGCGAGAAGGCGGTCGCGGCCGCGGCGCGGCGAATGATCGTGATCGCCGATGGATCGAAGCGCGTTGCCGCGATCGGCGCGGCGAAGCTGCCGGTGGAGGTGCTGCCGTTCGCGCGCGCGTTTGTCGTTGCGCGGCTGGAGCGGCTTGGCGCGGAGGTGACGGTGCGCGCGGGCTACCGTACCGACAACGGCAATCTCGTTGCCGATTGTCGCTTCGCCGCGATGCCCGATCCGCGCGCGCTGGCGGCGGCGATTGCGGCGATCCCCGGCGCTTTGGGGCACGGCCTGTTCCTCGACGAGGTGGATGCCGCCTATGTCGCGGACGGCGGCGTTGTCGCGCGGCTGGAGCGCGGCTAG